From the Streptomyces sp. KMM 9044 genome, one window contains:
- a CDS encoding MBL fold metallo-hydrolase: MAGIRSQSSGLRTLWPAAFGADPAGERMARIRRSPHYRDGVFQNPGGPARSRPPGSSRDLAKTYFDKETRSRRAPHHPLPVHAGTLADLARPPASGLRLTWMGHSSVLVEIDGRRVLFDPVWGERCSPFPFAGPKRLHPVPLSLAALGPVDVVAISHDHYDHLDLPTIKALAGTDTLFAVPLGVGAHLEHWGVSADRLRELDWHEATEVGGITLTATPARHFCGRGLRNTQHTLWASWVVAGGEHRVYHSGDTGYFDGFKDIGAAHGPFDATMIQIGAYSDFWPKGQPDPVPGPGSWPEIHMNPAEGLQAHLDLQQGRPGGVLLPIHWGTFNLAPHPWAEPGEWTMAAADAVGQPAAFPVPGLPFEPAGELPAEPWWRGVGHVPDHKWPLPDPVTDSSHEELDLVGEE, encoded by the coding sequence GTGGCCGGTATCCGTTCCCAGAGCTCCGGGCTCCGTACGTTATGGCCCGCGGCCTTCGGCGCGGACCCCGCCGGTGAGCGCATGGCGCGTATCCGCCGGTCCCCGCACTACCGGGACGGCGTGTTCCAGAACCCCGGGGGCCCCGCCAGGTCCCGGCCCCCGGGCTCGTCCCGGGACCTGGCGAAGACCTACTTCGACAAGGAGACCCGGTCCCGCCGTGCTCCGCACCACCCCCTGCCGGTGCACGCCGGCACTCTCGCCGATCTGGCCCGCCCGCCGGCCTCCGGGCTGCGTCTGACCTGGATGGGACACTCCAGTGTGCTCGTGGAGATCGACGGGCGGCGGGTGCTGTTCGACCCCGTGTGGGGCGAGCGCTGCTCCCCGTTCCCCTTCGCCGGCCCGAAGCGGCTGCACCCGGTGCCCCTGTCGTTGGCCGCCCTCGGCCCGGTCGATGTCGTCGCGATCTCGCACGACCACTACGACCACCTGGACCTGCCCACCATCAAGGCACTGGCCGGCACGGACACGCTGTTCGCCGTGCCGCTCGGCGTGGGCGCCCATCTCGAGCACTGGGGCGTCTCCGCCGACCGGCTGCGCGAACTGGACTGGCACGAGGCGACCGAGGTCGGCGGGATCACCCTCACCGCCACCCCGGCCCGTCACTTCTGCGGCCGGGGCCTGCGCAACACGCAGCACACCCTGTGGGCCTCCTGGGTCGTCGCGGGCGGGGAGCACCGCGTCTACCACAGCGGGGACACCGGTTACTTCGACGGCTTCAAGGACATCGGCGCCGCACACGGCCCCTTCGACGCGACGATGATCCAGATCGGCGCGTACTCGGACTTCTGGCCCAAGGGGCAGCCGGACCCGGTTCCGGGACCGGGTTCCTGGCCGGAGATCCACATGAACCCCGCCGAAGGCCTCCAGGCCCACCTCGACCTCCAGCAGGGGAGGCCGGGCGGGGTCCTCCTGCCGATCCACTGGGGCACCTTCAACCTGGCACCGCATCCGTGGGCGGAGCCCGGTGAGTGGACGATGGCGGCGGCCGACGCGGTCGGGCAGCCCGCCGCCTTCCCCGTCCCGGGCCTGCCGTTCGAGCCCGCCGGGGAGCTGCCGGCCGAGCCGTGGTGGCGGGGCGTGGGGCACGTCCCGGATCACAAGTGGCCGTTGCCCGACCCCGTCACGGACTCCTCCCACGAGGAACTGGATCTGGTGGGGGAGGAATGA
- a CDS encoding SGNH/GDSL hydrolase family protein, with translation MIGSYVAVGDSFTEGVGDPGPAGTFVGWADRLAVLLADRRPEGDFPYTNLAVRGKLLDQVVADQLPRAVELAPALVSFCAGGNDILRPGSDPDEVAERFERAIAALTAVSGTVLVTTGFDTRGVPLLRHLRGKIATYNGHVRAVADRYGCPVLDLWSLRSIQDRRAWDADRLHLSPEGHTRVALRAGQALGLDIPADPEQAWPPLPPRDSLHVRRDNVQWAREYLVPWMGRRLRGESSGDHVTAKGTLSPGDIRERIAAVA, from the coding sequence GTGATCGGGTCGTACGTGGCGGTGGGGGACAGCTTCACCGAGGGTGTCGGAGACCCCGGCCCCGCCGGGACGTTCGTCGGCTGGGCCGACCGGCTCGCGGTACTTCTCGCCGACCGGCGCCCCGAAGGCGACTTCCCGTACACGAATCTCGCGGTGCGCGGGAAGCTGCTCGACCAGGTCGTGGCCGACCAGCTCCCGCGGGCCGTCGAACTGGCCCCCGCGCTGGTTTCGTTCTGTGCGGGCGGCAACGACATCCTGCGCCCCGGCAGTGACCCGGATGAGGTGGCCGAGCGGTTCGAGCGGGCGATCGCCGCGCTCACGGCCGTCTCCGGCACGGTGCTGGTGACAACCGGGTTCGACACCCGGGGTGTACCCCTGCTGAGGCATCTGCGCGGCAAGATCGCCACCTACAACGGGCACGTGCGGGCCGTCGCCGACCGGTACGGCTGTCCGGTGCTCGACCTGTGGTCCCTGAGGAGCATCCAGGACCGCAGGGCCTGGGACGCCGACCGGCTGCACCTGTCGCCCGAGGGGCACACGCGCGTGGCGCTCCGCGCGGGCCAGGCCCTCGGCCTGGACATTCCGGCCGACCCGGAGCAGGCCTGGCCCCCGCTGCCGCCGCGCGACAGCCTCCACGTCCGGCGGGACAACGTCCAGTGGGCGCGCGAGTACCTGGTGCCGTGGATGGGACGCAGGCTGCGCGGGGAGTCCTCGGGGGACCATGTGACGGCGAAGGGAACGCTGTCCCCGGGTGACATCAGGGAGCGCATCGCCGCGGTGGCCTGA